The segment tataatttgtaaatattggcCACTTTGATGGTTTAGGGGAATGGACACATATCACCAGGTTATAATACaccacatgtaaatgaaattatttctgtaGACCTACTAATTGAACTCATTTGAATGTGTTGagacatatttgtttgttttgtttttaatatcattaacCAACTatcagtttattttgttcttaagaaaatatagcctcttttctcctctctcagtCATCTTATCCCAAAGTCAGGCTAACAACTGTTCTTTTCTTCTCACATCTTTATATATCCATGTGTCTTGAAAGctcaccccaaaaaagaaaagaaagcttattAAATGAAGGAGGCAGATGAAAGAGTTAGAGCCAAAGATCAAATAGGGACATCTTGAAATAAACTTCCAGGAATTTAAAGTTGGCAAACGATGTTAGATATTATTCACTGccatttttcccctcaaaaataCCAATTCCACTTTATCGTCTCAAGTCTTTAAGTATTAAGTAAACAATGTTTTCAgtaattttcctttccaaaaaaaGGAACACTAGATTACACTGCATGAATTGCCAATTAAGTTAAACACACTAGATTAATTTTCCATCCACTTGTGAACCAATTACCATCAAACTGACAAAAAAGTCTGAATGAAGAATTATTTCACTAATAGGTTCTCATGCCTTAGTGATCGTTAACTAATGAACCTGTTGAGAATTTTGTAAGTTTGTAAATTTCACAAGGGTTCTTACATAGTTTATTGGAGTGCCAGGATAAGACTACATTTCCAACTGTAACCTACTTTAAAGAATAAAGCACTGGTGTCTTAGTTTCCACATGGGCCACAACCTCATGAGTTGGTTTATCCTGCAACTAGGGAAGTGGCCCCATAACTACAGACTGCTTAACTTCTGGTGTCTAGTCATGAAGCAGCAGTAGTGCTACTCTTGGGTCAATATAACCAAAAACCTCCCAAAATAAAAACCCCACCCCTACATAATTCCAAAGGCTACCCCACTccccagagggaagggaaggtcAGTACTATTTCGAGCTGAGAAATGAATTAACTAACACAGACCCTTTCCTACTGTGTGTGCTTTCCTAACACGATCAAGTACAATGAATTAAGCATGGAACATAGCTGATTCTCACCATTTATAACTAAAACTGCTGTGTGCGGTAATAGGAATTTAGTATGTCTGAATGGTTTGCTTATTAGCTGCTTTAAtgatcatttatttcttaaagacaGTTGAGACCTGAGTGCAATTTATTTTGATGATCTAGAAACATAGTTTGATGTTACAGGATTGTTCAATGAGATttagatttttgtctgttttaactAACCGATCTATTACTTTTAACTTGCAATTCTGAAACCATGCTTTTTTTATATCACAGcttttaatcatttaatattCCTCAGTAGGGATTGTTGTTCTGACAAAACTGAGTGTTCTAGCCTTTAAGGTGTGAAGTATGAATATTTCCACATCTTAGTAAGGTAGTTTTTTGGTGGGTAGGGCAAAACATTGGCATGTCATTAACCTGAAAAAAGTTTCAGATAATTGAAGACATTTGTattgaaaatgaagcaaaattattttttaagtcaaagAGCAACTTAAACTGCATTATGCATTTGAATTTACATCTCATACTGAGGCCTTTGCTATTTGCTAACACtaaaatatacatgtacacaAAACAGTACCCAAATTATGTCTTCTGATCATGCAAGCACATAGAAAAGCATTAAAGAGGTCAATAAGCTATTCAAGCCTACCACAGATTGAAAATAGTAGCATTTCTCCATATCATAAGCAGTTCAATGTACCAAGAACACAGTGTATGGGATTTGAAAAGCAGAACAGACGCCGAATTTAAAGACAAGCCCTACTTAAGGATTACCTTTTGTGCGTATTCATCACAGGTCGATCCCACTGGAACTATCATTACCTGGCGAGGAGACAGCCAGAAGGGCctttagaagaaatgaaaaatatttaatgtgtattttcctACACACGGATGGCACATTTACAAGTCTACTCTTCCATATCTTTCCTGAAACGTGTGggggacatttttaaaaatacggcTTTTTTCCAATATTCAGTAAAGACTAACAGGTGCAGAAAACTAAccctaaataagaaaaatctgtAACTACATTCTGTCTTGCTGAGCAGATGGCAAAGCAAACTGGGGGCAGGGACAGAGCCTCACACTCAATACTTCAGGTAACAGAACACCAGGCACTGGCTGCCAGAGGGGTTAACGAACTGGAAAGGAGCCACACTTACTGATTCAAGTTATTTTACTCAAAAAGATATTTTGCTCCAGCGTTACTTTATGATTTATTCCTCACGGGAAACACAGACTGCCTTGTTTATTCAAGATCCAATTCGCAGGATTCACCAAATTGGAACCAGTGATAACTGGTGAAGATATTTGGTAAAAATGAGTGTGTTTTCACTATTTATTCAAAGATGACGCTATCTGCAATTCTCCTTTTGGGGTATTTCAGGGTCAAACCCTCCTGATGTTGCAGATATCAGGCCAGTATTTCTCTTGATCATTCCTCtattttaagttgttttgttACATCCGGGAAAAGGCTGCAGTGGAATTAAATTCTACCCAAACTCTGGGTTTTTCCCTACCTACCATGGTTTGGCAGAGCAGATAGCTGAGTATCCCCCTATTTTCTAGATGTCACATAGAGAATGTTTCCcatatttgatttgattttttgaaatgtaACTGAAAAGAGTTTATCTTATTTCACTGACAAGTATGACAAACTCCCCTTAATGTCTGAACTAatcaaattacaaataaaattgaaatgactGCAATGTACAAAACAGATTTACAACATTTTACTCAAGTTTTGCATACAATATGGCAGGCTCTACAAAATCGATGTCTTATAACCTTGTGCTGTTTTCAACTGCTTTTACAAATTGTGAGCAAAGATAAaactgcttaaaaaataaaatggaagtcaTGTGCTCATATCTCCCCAGCAAAAACATAACCTCATAGAAACAAGACACAAAATGTTCATCGGTTTAGAATCTGTtctttcaatttgaaaaatgCTTGTCTTCTAAAGGGTGTCAAAACACTTGCTTATTATGGTCAGGGATACTGAACAAGGTAAGCCCAAGCCTACAGTCTTGTTTTCTCACAAAAACATCAAAGACATATAAATCCCAAAACAAAGTTACTTGAAAAGCAATCAACTAAATATGCTTCTTACTGAATAATAATTCCTAATTAGAAAGTATTACCTAACATTCAACAAATCAAATTCTGAAATAAAGATACTCATAACAAATATTCTTCGAGCTAAAAAATTTGGGTTTAGATTGTGATTCCTTACTTTTTAGCAAATACTTGTCATTAATTAGAAGTGACTAATTGGAATCATTCTCCCTTTTCATCACGTAACTAAATTGGACAGTAGACATTTCTTATAGCCAGTTTACATTGTccagaaaaacacagaaggaaacaaTGACGAGAATTACCATTTACCCCCGTAGTTTTCGGTGAGGATAGCAATCATTCTTTCCACTGACCCCAAGATGGCTCTATGTATAATCACTGGCCTCTTCTTATCATCACCATCATggctagaaagaaaaaatataatttgttttcctttcttatatgtATTGCTTGGTATGTCCTTGAAGAAGAGCAGACACTATAAACTCACCTTACGAAAGTAAGATTAAATCTGATGGGCAACTGAAAATCCAGCTGGATTGTTGCACACTGGTGGTACCGACCAATGGCATCTTTAATCTGTATGTCAATCTATGGAGCGAAGATTGAGTCATTATAAGATGTCATCTATATTAAAGCTGAACTCAATGATTGGGTTTGGGCTGatttcccctctcccccttttttttaaaagttattttaaaataagtagtcTCTTATTCACCCAAAAAGGAAAGTCACAAATATACTGACCTTTGGACCATAGAAAGCTCCATCTCCAGGGTTTAATTCCCACTTTTCACCAAATTCATTTAGACTGTTTTCAAGTTGCTAAAGATAAATCAAAACTGATTTTAATTTCTGTTCATCTGCAACTTCTACCAGTCTAATTTGGGACTAAAAATATCATAATTACTTTCACGGGTCATTATTGTCTGCTTTATCATTTTGTCCACCTAAACCTACTCATACACAAACCCCTTTTAAAAGGTTACAGCTTGATGACTGAAACCACATCAAACCATTTCTAAACacaaaatcatacagaaaaaaacaacaacatacaaCTAGGAAccatttccaattttctttcGCTTTTATCCATTTAAAGAGGCTTGGCTTTCTTACTCTGTGGAGGAAGCCAATTTCAGCCAAATAGAATTCAAGCCTGCTAAAAAACACCACTTACTTTCTCAGCTTGATTCCAGACTTCAATATCTCCAAGGAATTTTTCAGGGCGAGTAGACAGgttcagtttaaaagaaaatccaaagaTGTTATACACTGTACGCAGAAAATCCAAACaaccttttatttcctcttcaatcttaaaaaaaaaaaaaaaaaagacacagcgGTAATTTCCCGAGAATTTCTTGACACTTCTTTCAAAGTGTTTTATGCTACAGAGTCTCATACCTGCTCGATGGCACAGAATATGTGAGCGTCATCCTGTTGGAATCTTCGTACCCGGGTGAGCCCTGTCAGTGCTCCCGACAGCTCATTCCTGTGAAGTACCCCAAAATCGGCTACCCGCAGAGGCAACTCTCGCCAGGACCTTGGCCGATGATCAAACATAAGgctaaagaaaagataaaagtaaaaccCACTGCTATTTAATATGAGAATAAAACTTCTCTAATATTATATGAAAGGCTGTCAGAAAGCCACTGATGCCAGTTGTTCATACAAGCAACGTTTCTCAAATTCTGGGCTTCATACAACAATGCAAGCACTGcatgaacaaaacaacaaataaattataacacGACTATCCATAATGGagacagaataaaaaaatgattccCATAACTCTGGAGTCAAATCCTCGTGCTCACTATTCCTGTTCATCTGAGGATTGCTTTTAAggctcagattaaaaaaaaaaagaaagaaaaaatcaggCCAACTTGGCTACACACGAATCATGTATAACCCTGGAAAGTAAGGTCTGTGCTTTCTTGCCTCtccccaaagtggctgcactTCCCTGTTAGCCTGAAGGTGCTTCAGACACTTTGGAGAATCTGGGAAAACTGAGAATGAACTCAGAAAGTTCCCTCACGGAGACTCCTCCCTCTCACCGCCTCTGCCCTCCAGGGCTTGCGAAAAGCAGACACTGAGCTACCTGCAGCCAAAGCTCTCCCTAGTCTTCCCCAAGCTGTTCTTCATCCAATTGTCAAGAAGGATAGAAAGTGGAGCAGCCTCAAGGCAAAGATTAACACGGCAAAGGATAACTGTTAATTCATTAGCAGTAGGTTTTGATAGAacgtttctttaaaaaatctagaGAATTCGCTATACTGCACACGCGGTCTTCCTGTTTTATAGCCAGCCTGTTCACTGCTATTACCCCAGTGCCATTCTTGACTGTCTATAGCTCTGAGGGCCAAATCAGGCCTAGAAGAAATGATAATGCCGAAGGATGTTGCATTTAAATACTCTTCTGATtccataatttgtttttaacaaaaattattccAAAGGAAGTCAAGCAATCTAGGATTAACTGCAGCATGGAAAAATCTTCAATGGAAACTCAAAGCTGCCAAATACCAGTGTCCCGGGCAGTTCATGGGTTTCAAAGCAAACAGCTCCTTCTCCACCTCAAAGGAGAACATGTTCTCGCTGTAGTGCTGCCAGTGGCCTGAGGTCATCCACAGCCGGCTGTTGTAGATGTTTGGGGTGACCACCTCCTGGAATCCTCGTTTCCTGTATTCACTCTGTTAGAGAACAAACAGAACGCATGCACAGGGAAAGAAATGCTCATATTTCTGGTGAgagtaaaaatgtaaagaacaacTTTGTACTGTAGTGAAGTTCAAGACACACAAGTTATAATCTAGAAGTTCCATTTGGAGGTATATACCGAAGAGGAAACTTGCGCATGTACATAAGGAGGGAGGCTGTCAAATGATGCTACTGCAGCACAGTTAGTAATatgggaaaattagaaattacaCCAGTGTCCGCCAATAAAGGATTGGACATATTGTGGTAGTTACATAGCAGAATAATATGTAACAAGTGATAATAAACTAAATCtgtatgtatctttttaaaaaatcacaattcAGACTAATACACAAACAATTTGGGATACAATATGTTAGAAGCACAATGACACGGATAAAAAAGATCCAGGCTAACTTCAAGAGTAGTGTCTTCTAGGAAAGGAGGGCAATGGATCAGAAAGTGGTCCAAAAGGGGAGTTTTCCTCCCCTTACTGTATGTGTATTACTTTACTTCGATAAAAAATCTGAAGCAAGTACAGTCCAAAATGTAAATGTGTTAAATTAGGTACACAGACATTGGTGATATTCTCTAGAAATGTATGCTTTAAACACTTCataattcacaaagaaaaaaagcaatgtcAAAACTGACTTGCTTTTCCAGGAAAATACCAACGAATGGTCAGAGTGCACAGAGGTCCTGCATAAAGGCTCACAAGTCCCATTTCAAGGTCACTGGCTTCTGTCTTGTGTACACACTGATGCATATGGGCAAAATCATGCATTAGCAAGAAAGAAGTTTTTAAACACTTTACGAGACCTCAGacttccatttttcatttattcttttaaatatttcttcttaaatacaAGACTATCTTTCCTTTTAGTGGAccttatttaataaaatcaatttgtCCTAAATATGCAGAAGAAAATAGTGAGCATGGCTTACCCTGATGAATTCAATAAGTGTATTGTAAATGTACGCTCCCTTTGGCAGGAAAAAGCAACTTCCAGGGCTGAGTTCATGGAAGAAATATAGTTCTTGGTCCTgggtaaaataaaagcaaagaattcTTATATACGTATCCAATATCAACAAACTTCAGAGTTCTTCCATTCAGCATATCGTCATGATgtctcatattttcatttgtgcCATTCCCAAGTCAAAGGAAACATGTCAACATTTTTGGTGTGCAATTTAATGGTACAGAATTTCACTTGTTTTACAACTTAGTTCCCTCCCTATTACATGCCTGAATCCAGTCAAGTTTACCCAAGAGTGACATGGAGCACGGGTCTTAGTTCTCTTCTATCCATGGAGGGAGCTCTCCTAGTTTTAACTCTTTAAAACTCGAACATctggttgtttttaatttttcatatttttttaaaagaaggagtGGCAGGAAGGAGATTGGGAAAAAGACCTGATTATAAACTAGAAAATGGAGATGGAGTTGGAGACTTTGGGTCATGGTGAATGAGGCACACCCTCCTACTTGCCCACCCACAAATGCTCAGGCTTTTCAGGGAGGTGCCACCAATCACCGCTGGCTTCCTTACTGCTGGAATTTATTTCAGGCTGTCAAGGGAGCATGGCAATGGATGCTGCCTCTTGCTCAAGCTTCATAACCTAACAGCCAAGGATGCCTGGCATAGAGTGAACACAATTTCAGAAAGAAACGTTTTCATCTAAAACCTAACTCCCAGTTTAGACAACATTCATGGGTAGAGGGACAAAGGAAATGACACCATAAAATACAATGGTGACTCATTGCATCACCTTGGGCAACAAGTAGATTAATCTTTCTGGGGACAgagtttccatgtctttaaaataatcagtgaGACAGGTGATGTCCAAAGTATCTCCCAGCTCTATGAAAAACCACCACACTTACTTTATAGAAAATTATAGGTTATCAGCATTTGTTCTTAATATAAGTAGCTAATGAATTTTTGTGTAGTACTGAGCACACTCTAGAAAGGTAATGTGGACAATCAGTAAGTAATTTATGGCTTATGTAGGACACAGTACAGTACTTAAAAGCTATAGTATTTCTTCAAAAGGCAATTCCTAGTACTTAGCTAAATTTcaagtgaaaataaagaaaacagtctatacacattattgttcttttttaacataCCCTCCCAATTTTCCTATGATCTCGGTTTTTAGCTTCCTCTTGGAACTTCTCCCACTCTTTCAACATTTTAGGATCTGGGAATGAAATTCCGTAAATTCTCTGGAGAGTCTCCATATCTGCTTTGCCTTCCCAGTATGTGGACGAATTCTGAAAACAAGGATTAACCATGAAACAGTATTCAAATTTGCAAATACCTCATTTTAAGCGTTGGATGTTACTTCTCACAGTCACCTTAGGAATCAAATTCATAGTCGTCCTCATACAAGAAAATGGCACAAAAAGTGCACACTTAGTAAATATCTCACAGTTGCCCCGAGGCCGAGGCACAACAGTTGTGCTCACCCTACCGCACAAAGCTGGCTGTTTAATCCAGCCCACCCTCAGACGAGCCCCCCTCAATACCCACTCAAGCCACAGCTCCAAGAACATGACTGACAGCAAGGGTATCTCTCACAAAATGATTAAgccaaaatggaaaataaaccaacaaaaaaatcctgaaatGACTCTTATTTATTCTTACGATTTAAAGTGTATTCTAATAATCACCTGTAAAAGATTCATAAACTAGTATAAAACTGGCAGGATTAGCTCGGTTAACAAGAACAACTTGCGTAATTATTACCTTAGGCATACAAAGGGCCAAAGCACATACTCCTAAGTGAGTCTCAAAGCTTTTAGAGCCGTGATGGTGAAGGCTCATACCCGTGACTTTGTGAATCCCCCAAGCCTCCATCCCCGTGGGTTCTGGTGATGAATGGCTAATCAACCACTGCTTGAAAGAATTTCAGCTAAAAAAAGCCTAATTACATATAGCACTCAGTCAGGAGACGGCATGAGAAAAAAATCTACCCTTacatttgcaaaaagaaaacGGAAGAAAGAGAAACCAATACAAGTTTAAATATGTATCTCTACTAGACAAATACATTTATATGGAGAGAGTCTTGAAAGTTCCATTGCTTACTTTGTGTATTTTCAAAGTCTTAATTTTGCCAGTGTGTCTGACATGAGGACCCCGGCAGAGGTCGATCAAGGGGCCACAcctaaagtaaaaatgaaaggaatattAATAAAAGACATGAAATGACACCCACTGCATGTAATGACATTTGATATTCTCACCTATAGACTGTGGTAGTTGGAGTATTCACTTTTTCATTCAATATCCGGCATTTGAACTTGTTgtactgaaaacaggaaaaattattttttttaaaaaccctcctttaatttttatctctaaatACTATAGCTAAAATATAACTCAAAGTATATCTTATCAAAACATTGTATGaatataaatatgtcaatatttcatgttctgaaatgaatatttcatatttcattacatttttctaaaaacaggACAGGCTTCAACTTATACTCTAAACCCCAGTGACAACTTCAAATAACATTAATGAGTGATATAAAGAGTGCATACCACGTCACAGTTCAATTTACCTTAAACATTTCCAACAAAGTTTCCTTCTTAACTTCCAATCTTTCAaaagcttgtttttctttcatgattttcttACACAAAGCCTCTAAAGAAGAGAAATCATTGCTGGACACACCCCTGAAGAAGAAAGTATAATTAATCTCCTTCCATTCCATTCCACTCACACCACAGGTTGGAGAAACAGTTTAGAACACTTCAagcttttaatataaaaaaatgagacCTTTGCATCATATATTAGAATTGTAAACTagacatttttcataaattatttttataatttatattttcagtgacTTCTACCTTAGTCATCATGGAGACTGTTCCCACTAGTGAATCCTCCCTCCAAATTTATAACCACGTttaaaggagaggagaggaccagcttcattttatttcccaatatacCTGAGGGTTCCACTTCCATCACTCTGGAACAAAGCTCTCACTAATATCTCTACAACTTTACAGGTCACTACAACAATTCAAGTTTTGGTAGTGGGACTACTTGGTGAGTAGGAAGCAATAAGTTTTATGTCATTCCTCGTTTATGgagaactctttaaaaataacatagagACCCACAgtaattcagattttatttttcttcatccgGTTACATAACTTACCCCTCTTCAAGGTACATGTCATAATAGAATCCATTTTCTATTGGTGGACCATAACATAAACAACCACCATAGACTCTTTCCATGGCTTCACCCATTATGTGAGCACTTGAGTGCCAATATACCTGAAAATTCACAAAATGAGAAAGTTTGAGACTGGCCATACAAGCTTTAAGTTAATATAATTGTGTGAAAgagatatataaaatttattgtaaataaaaccaagtcataaaaatctaaatttacaAATCTACAAACGGCGGTGTGATTCTGTTCAgagacaaaataatttaaaaggacaCTAATTACTAAATTGTATTGATACTTAGAAATTCTCTAGTTTAATTGTTTTCAAGTGAATTAAAGTCAAATGAGCATCATTAATTAAGTGGGATGGATTTTGTTCCTTGAAAACAATTGCTGCTCCCAGTGTGACCGTCTCCTTGACAGCAGTGGCCCAGGTCTTTTGCGTGAGTGTGCCCATGTCCCCTGTGCTCCGCTCTGCCTGTACTTTGCTGTGGAGCATCACTTAAAATGTATCTGCTTTTTTCTTATTGGCCCCAAACTAAGGTGGTACAACTTGACcctataaaacaattataaaggACAAGCATATGGACACTGAAATCAAATGGCAGCACTTGGCTTCAAGGTGGTCATTCAGATGAGTCGGAATAAATCCAAAgcaatgtttttaagatttaatagTAAGGTacccaaatgatttttaaaattatctttaaaaatttaaggaatCTAGAATACATTTGAAAACCGTCGATTCACATACATAAGTAAACCATCATCAATGAACctaaataaaacaacatattttattttcctttatagaaaTATACCATAGTGAAGGAGAAAACCTTCAAATGCAGGCTGATTTTTATAGTGCTTCCAGCAGATCTgcattttaagatgagaaaaatatggaaatcaACTGTCTAATACCGGGAGTACTTTAAGTAATtaatgttcaattttatttgttaagtATATACATCTTGTTTAAGTGGTGATTGATAGTGTAGAAAACAAATTCTACTTGCttaatcaatttttaataaaattttaatagacgTCCCAGAACATTTTTTCCACTTTAGTATCTAgtagtgaaaaaaaatgtatgcaactTCTCCTCTTAATTTTATAAGGCAAGCAGTTTAATTATGTTCCCcccaaataaaagacaaaatgaagatTTCAAATATGACAAGGAGACATCAGTAAACTTCAGTCAGGCAACGGCAGTAAGTAATGAGCTGGAAAACATTGCAAAGGGGAATCTTCATCCTGAAATTCAATGAACAGTAAATAAAAACTTACTGCTTGAGCTTCCTCATCCTCAAACTTGAGAAGCTCCAAGGTACAGTCTTCTTCCAGGGGACGGTCTAGGTCCCAGACAACTTTATTCACTTTAGCTATAACGGTGTTGTCAGCCAGGCcttgacttaaaaaatatacGCGTATTTATGAAATACAAGAATCTGAAAATTCGTCCTTTGTAGCACAACACTTAATTTGAGAACaagaacaggaaaataaacactatgtattatatatcaatactacatattatatatagatgtgtatgtatgtgtatatatacatatatatgtgtttatatatctttctgaaataaaatggaaaaagcaacCAACCCTCAAAATaatataactaagaatataactAGAACATCCTGAGAGTTCAGTActattttatgacatttaatgCTTATTTAAGCAGATATGGCAACTCtgataaacaaacaacaacaatttcAGTGgtctgattaattttaaaataacttctccACAAAGCCAGGTATTTAAActccaatggaaaaaaaagatgggggagggaggaggctgtAAAGTAAATTCTCTGCTCTTCTACCTGTTTAAAATCTGTACCagaatttttttgggggaggcAATGTTAACCTAAGAATAAATTACTTAAATGCCTAATATGGTATAGTTTATAACAAATATATGGGTAAAACGACAGACTACTGAACAAAACttttaataatatggtaaaaatgtCTAGCCACAGTATATAGTAAACACAAACTGTCATCAAGGGATGAGATGTCAGACCACACCAAGTCTGAGCAAAAGCCACAGGACTTCTGAGAAGGGGAAAGTAACACAGGTCAGGGGAGTCTGCACAAGCTTGAAGGATAAAGTTACAAGGGGCTGAAGGATCAAAAGATTTGgccaggaagaaaaggagatgaGATAACTTCCTAAACCAGATGAGGGAGTGGGCATGGACGCAAACAGGGATGCAAGTTAAGAAAGGTTCAGGAAGCTTCGTGGCTATAGCAGAATTGAGTAAGATTAGTCAGACTATAGACCTGAATGTGTGGTTAGAGAAATGACGGTCCATAACGGTCTGGACAACTCCACAAAAAGCAGGCAACACTCTACACTACTAAGGAAAACTGCAAAGCCTTTCCACTGTCTGTCTTTAAATATACCACAGGAAGGCATAAGC is part of the Rhinolophus sinicus isolate RSC01 linkage group LG03, ASM3656204v1, whole genome shotgun sequence genome and harbors:
- the TARS1 gene encoding threonine--tRNA ligase 1, cytoplasmic, producing MSEEKASSPSGTMGGEEKPVGASEEKRKEGGKKKNKEGSGNGGCTELNPWPEYINTRLEMYNKLKAEHDSILAQRAEKDSKPIKVTLPDGKQVDAESWKTTPYQIACGISQGLADNTVIAKVNKVVWDLDRPLEEDCTLELLKFEDEEAQAVYWHSSAHIMGEAMERVYGGCLCYGPPIENGFYYDMYLEEGGVSSNDFSSLEALCKKIMKEKQAFERLEVKKETLLEMFKYNKFKCRILNEKVNTPTTTVYRCGPLIDLCRGPHVRHTGKIKTLKIHKNSSTYWEGKADMETLQRIYGISFPDPKMLKEWEKFQEEAKNRDHRKIGRDQELYFFHELSPGSCFFLPKGAYIYNTLIEFIRSEYRKRGFQEVVTPNIYNSRLWMTSGHWQHYSENMFSFEVEKELFALKPMNCPGHCLMFDHRPRSWRELPLRVADFGVLHRNELSGALTGLTRVRRFQQDDAHIFCAIEQIEEEIKGCLDFLRTVYNIFGFSFKLNLSTRPEKFLGDIEVWNQAEKQLENSLNEFGEKWELNPGDGAFYGPKIDIQIKDAIGRYHQCATIQLDFQLPIRFNLTFVSHDGDDKKRPVIIHRAILGSVERMIAILTENYGGKWPFWLSPRQVMIVPVGSTCDEYAQKVRQQFHEAKFMVDVDVDPGCTLNKKIRNAQLAQYNFILVVGEKEKTSGTVNIRTRDNKVHGERTVSETIERLQQLKQSRSQQAEEEF